In Fimbriiglobus ruber, a genomic segment contains:
- a CDS encoding RNA polymerase sigma factor translates to MLSQILDQVFRRESGRVLAGLIRRLGDFDLAEDALQDACAKALEAWSRDELPDNPGAWLAAVAQRRGVDVLRRRKPTQPLPDVPARDDEPDPVTPATSVGDDRLRLLFTCCHPALGHTAQIALALRTLGGLTTREIARAFLEPEPTTAQRLVRVKQKIREAAIPYEIPGKADLPERFTAVLEVVYLIFNEGYAATDAAGLLRPDLCTEAIRLARLVVELLPDEPEARGLLALVLLTDARRAARVGPDGEPVPLEEQDRTVWDRAAITEGTAVLDAALLYRRPGPYQIQAAIAALHGAAPTADRTDWFQITGLYAALLRQTPTPVVELNAAVAVAMTGQLQSGLDWIASLENRGLLIDYYLLPAAKAELLRRASRLAEAAGAYERALELARNPAERGYLQRRLREVSGSDDTMTLK, encoded by the coding sequence ATGCTTAGTCAGATCCTGGATCAGGTGTTCCGCCGCGAATCGGGCCGCGTCCTGGCGGGATTGATTCGCCGCCTGGGCGATTTCGATCTGGCTGAGGACGCCCTTCAGGACGCGTGCGCGAAAGCGCTGGAGGCGTGGTCGCGAGATGAGCTGCCGGACAACCCCGGCGCCTGGCTCGCGGCCGTGGCGCAGCGGCGGGGAGTGGACGTCCTCCGTCGTCGCAAGCCCACGCAGCCCCTGCCCGACGTGCCGGCCCGGGACGACGAACCGGATCCCGTGACGCCCGCAACCAGCGTCGGCGACGACCGCCTCCGATTGCTATTCACCTGCTGCCACCCGGCGCTCGGGCACACGGCCCAGATCGCCCTCGCCTTGCGCACGCTCGGCGGGTTGACCACCCGGGAAATCGCGCGGGCCTTCCTCGAACCGGAACCGACGACCGCACAGCGCCTCGTCCGGGTGAAACAGAAGATCCGCGAGGCCGCCATCCCGTATGAAATTCCGGGAAAGGCCGACCTGCCCGAGCGGTTCACCGCCGTCCTCGAAGTCGTGTACCTGATTTTCAACGAGGGGTACGCGGCGACGGACGCGGCCGGGTTACTCCGCCCGGACTTGTGTACGGAGGCCATCCGCCTCGCCCGCCTCGTGGTGGAATTGCTTCCGGACGAACCGGAAGCCCGCGGGTTGCTCGCCCTCGTCCTCCTGACGGACGCCCGGCGGGCCGCGCGGGTCGGTCCCGACGGCGAGCCCGTTCCCCTTGAAGAACAAGACCGCACGGTGTGGGACCGTGCCGCGATCACGGAAGGGACGGCCGTACTCGATGCCGCGCTCCTGTACCGCCGACCGGGGCCGTACCAAATCCAGGCCGCGATCGCGGCACTCCACGGGGCCGCCCCGACCGCCGACCGGACGGATTGGTTCCAGATCACCGGGCTGTACGCCGCCTTACTTCGTCAGACGCCGACGCCGGTCGTGGAGTTGAACGCCGCGGTCGCGGTGGCGATGACCGGACAGCTTCAGAGCGGGCTGGACTGGATCGCATCCTTGGAAAACCGGGGACTCCTGATCGACTACTACCTGCTCCCGGCCGCGAAGGCCGAACTCCTCCGCCGCGCGAGCCGTCTGGCCGAGGCCGCGGGGGCGT